In one Populus nigra chromosome 12, ddPopNigr1.1, whole genome shotgun sequence genomic region, the following are encoded:
- the LOC133670049 gene encoding GDSL esterase/lipase At1g54790-like isoform X1, giving the protein MASRKIALQVFTLLSILSSVANSIDFNYPAVFNFGDSNSDTGDLAAGLGFLLDPPNGQIYFKTPTGRFCDGRLIVDFLMDAMELPFLNAYLDSVGVPNFRKGCNFAAAGSTILPATATSVSPFSFGVQVNQFLRFKARVLELLAKGKRFDRYVPAEDYFQKGLYMFDIGQNDLAGAFYSKTFDQIVASIPNILVEFETGIKKLYDQGGRNFWIHNTGPLGCLTQNVAKFGTDPSKLDELGCVSGHNQAAKLLNLQLHALTKKLQGQYADSNITYVDIYTIKSNLIANYSRYGFEQPIMACCGYGGPPLNYDSRISCGQTKVLNGTSVTAKACSDSTEYVNWDGIHYSEAANQYISSQILTGKFSDPPFSDRMPFLLNLKF; this is encoded by the exons ATGGCTAGCAGAAAAATTGCTCTCCAAGTTTTCACCCTTTTATCCATCCTATCATCTGTTGCAAATTCAATTGATTTCAATTACCCAGCAGTGTTCAATTTTGGTGATTCAAACTCTGACACAGGTGACCTTGCTGCTGGTCTAGGCTTCCTCCTTGATCCTCCTAATGGACAAATTTACTTCAAAACTCCCACAGGAAGGTTCTGTGATGGCCGTCTCATTGTTGATTTTCTAA TGGATGCAATGGAGCTGCCCTTCCTAAATGCATATTTGGACTCAGTTGGGGTACCGAATTTTCGGAAAGGATGCAACTTTGCAGCTGCAGGATCAACTATACTTCCAGCAACTGCAACATCTGTGAGCCCATTTTCCTTCGGAGTTCAAGTGAATCAGTTTCTACGATTCAAAGCTCGAGTTCTCGAATTGCTGGCCAAAG GTAAGAGATTTGATAGGTACGTACCAGCAGAAGACTATTTTCAGAAGGGTCTATACATGTTTGATATAGGCCAGAATGATCTTGCCGGTGCATTTTACTCAAAAACATTTGATCAAATTGTTGCTTCAATCCCAAACATTTTGGTCGAATTCGAAACCGGGATCAAG AAACTATATGACCAAGGAGGTAGGAATTTTTGGATCCACAACACGGGTCCTCTTGGTTGCTTGACTCAGAACGTTGCAAAGTTCGGAACTGATCCATCAAAGCTTGATGAGCTAGGATGTGTAAGTGGGCATAATCAAGCAGCTAAGCTTTTAAATCTTCAGCTTCATGCTCTCACTAAAAAGCTGCAAGGCCAATATGCTGATTCAAATATCACATATGTTGATATCTACACAATAAAATCCAACCTCATTGCTAATTATTCCCGATACG GGTTTGAGCAGCCCATAATGGCATGCTGTGGATATGGAGGACCACCACTAAACTATGACAGCAGGATTTCTTGTGGGCAAACAAAAGTTTTGAATGGGACCAGTGTCACAGCCAAAGCATGCAGTGATAGTACTGAGTATGTGAATTGGGATGGAATTCATTATTCAGAGGCAGCAAATCAGTATATTTCATCACAAATACTCACCGGAAAATTTTCGGATCCGCCATTCTCTGATAGAATGCC
- the LOC133670049 gene encoding GDSL esterase/lipase At1g54790-like isoform X2, producing the protein METKNFFLYVLALISIFLPLAQSVHFKFPAVFNFGDSNSDTGNLVGAGIESIRPPYGEIHFQIPSGRYCDGRLIIDFLMDAMELPFLNAYLDSVGVPNFRKGCNFAAAGSTILPATATSVSPFSFGVQVNQFLRFKARVLELLAKGKRFDRYVPAEDYFQKGLYMFDIGQNDLAGAFYSKTFDQIVASIPNILVEFETGIKKLYDQGGRNFWIHNTGPLGCLTQNVAKFGTDPSKLDELGCVSGHNQAAKLLNLQLHALTKKLQGQYADSNITYVDIYTIKSNLIANYSRYGFEQPIMACCGYGGPPLNYDSRISCGQTKVLNGTSVTAKACSDSTEYVNWDGIHYSEAANQYISSQILTGKFSDPPFSDRMPFLLNLKF; encoded by the exons ATGGAAACCAAAAACTTTTTCCTCTATGTTCTCGCATTAATCTCCATCTTCTTGCCACTGGCACAATCTGTGCACTTCAAGTTTCCTGCTGTTTTCAACTTTGGGGATTCAAATTCTGACACTGGAAACCTTGTTGGGGCTGGCATTGAAAGCATTAGACCACCTTATGGGGAAATTCACTTTCAAATACCATCTGGGAGATACTGTGATGGCCGTCTCATTATTGATTTCCTCA TGGATGCAATGGAGCTGCCCTTCCTAAATGCATATTTGGACTCAGTTGGGGTACCGAATTTTCGGAAAGGATGCAACTTTGCAGCTGCAGGATCAACTATACTTCCAGCAACTGCAACATCTGTGAGCCCATTTTCCTTCGGAGTTCAAGTGAATCAGTTTCTACGATTCAAAGCTCGAGTTCTCGAATTGCTGGCCAAAG GTAAGAGATTTGATAGGTACGTACCAGCAGAAGACTATTTTCAGAAGGGTCTATACATGTTTGATATAGGCCAGAATGATCTTGCCGGTGCATTTTACTCAAAAACATTTGATCAAATTGTTGCTTCAATCCCAAACATTTTGGTCGAATTCGAAACCGGGATCAAG AAACTATATGACCAAGGAGGTAGGAATTTTTGGATCCACAACACGGGTCCTCTTGGTTGCTTGACTCAGAACGTTGCAAAGTTCGGAACTGATCCATCAAAGCTTGATGAGCTAGGATGTGTAAGTGGGCATAATCAAGCAGCTAAGCTTTTAAATCTTCAGCTTCATGCTCTCACTAAAAAGCTGCAAGGCCAATATGCTGATTCAAATATCACATATGTTGATATCTACACAATAAAATCCAACCTCATTGCTAATTATTCCCGATACG GGTTTGAGCAGCCCATAATGGCATGCTGTGGATATGGAGGACCACCACTAAACTATGACAGCAGGATTTCTTGTGGGCAAACAAAAGTTTTGAATGGGACCAGTGTCACAGCCAAAGCATGCAGTGATAGTACTGAGTATGTGAATTGGGATGGAATTCATTATTCAGAGGCAGCAAATCAGTATATTTCATCACAAATACTCACCGGAAAATTTTCGGATCCGCCATTCTCTGATAGAATGCC